The following are encoded together in the Lathyrus oleraceus cultivar Zhongwan6 chromosome 3, CAAS_Psat_ZW6_1.0, whole genome shotgun sequence genome:
- the LOC127132129 gene encoding phospholipase A1 PLIP1, chloroplastic isoform X1, with product MAYTAVGMATSPTTSATNDITKAKNGLRRSRSSVDMCKRSIMHRSYSDNYLCCSFSRVHGASVQPKLKDSGSMGTGTSPFKFSGSVLPNSLRSLLFDKQREKDMVTEENMVESCNEERVDRANWIERLLEIKKHWRNRLPKESVDMDMMRDDNTSGEFECDDDDDGVCMVDYDDEEEDGKEVTYDRESFSKFLVQVPWFDTKLYSQLAFLCNMAYEIPQIKAQELRRHYSLQFVTSSLEKKAAVAKLKAKLNQDLQRVPIDDSVVSRDSLEKGNDNEQKPQIRLAYDIAASAASYVQLRAKNLLTLAAKSQQSDNEDSNRREDSAEQEEEEGISRDYKSEVAAYITASTVTSVVAAGDRERHEAAKNLQSLHSSPCEWFVCDDFSNYTRCFVIQGSDSLASWQANLFFEPTKFENTDVLVHRGIYEAAKGIYEQFMPEIMDHLKRHGDRAKLQFTGHSLGGSLSLLVHLMLLSRKVVSPSALKPVVTFGSPFVFCGGQKLIDELGVDESQIHCVMMHRDIVPRAFSCNYPDHVAVVLKRLNRSFRSHPCLTKNKLLYSPLGKILILQPDEKTSPPHPLLPSESAFYELDSTICGYSSRVVSTFLNQPHPIETLSDPTAYGSEGTILRDHDSSNYLKAVNGILRQYSKAVAGRIRKQRIDELWPHLWSHEKNTLMRKDIISR from the exons ATGGCTTATACAGCAGTTGGCATGGCTACATCTCCAACAACGTCTGCGACTAACGACATTACGAAAGCGAAGAACGGTCTTCGCCGGTCGCGATCCAGCGTAGACATGTGTAAACGTTCCATTATGCATAGATCTTATTCTGACAACTATCTATGTTGCTCATTCAGCCGTGTACATGGTGCGTCGGTTCAACCGAAGCTTAAGGATAGCGGATCAATGGGAACTGGAACTTCGCCGTTTAAGTTTTCAGGTTCTGTTCTCCCGAATTCGCTTCGCTCGTTGTTATTTGATAAACAAAGGGAGAAGGATATGGTTACTGAGGAAAACATGGTGGAGAGTTGTAATGAAGAGAGAGTGGATAGAGCTAATTGGATAGAGAGGCTTTTGGAGATTAAGAAACATTGGAGAAATAGGTTACCGAAAGAAAGCGTGGATATGGATATGATGCGCGATGATAATACATCGGGCGAATTTGagtgtgatgatgatgatgatggtgttTGTATGGTTGATTATGACGACGAAgaagaagatgggaaagaagtgaCGTATGATCGCGAATCGTTCTCGAAATTTCTTGTTCAAGTGCCATGGTTTGATACCAAACTTTACTCTCAGCTAGCTTTTCTTTGTAACATGGCTTATGAAATACCTCAAATCAAG GCTCAGGAGTTGAGGAGACACTATAGTCTTCAGTTTGTTACATCTTCTTTAGAGAAGAAAGCTGCTGTGGCGAAGCTAAAAGCGAAACTTAATCAGGACTTACAGCGTGTTCCTATAGATGACTCGGTAGTCTCTCGAGACAGCTTAGAGAAAGGAAATGATAACGAACAGAAGCCTCAAATTCGGCTTGCTTATGACATTGCTGCCTCGGCCGCGTCCTATGTCCAACTGCGAGCTAAGAATCTCTTGACCCTTGCTGCCAAGTCACAGCAAAGTGATAATGAAGATTCGAATAGAAGAGAGGATTCTGCAGAACAGGAAGAAGAAGAAGGCATTTCGCGAGACTATAAATCGGAGGTTGCAGCTTATATAACAGCGTCAACGGTGACTTCTGTGGTTGCAGCGGGAGATAGGGAAAGGCACGAAGCAGCGAAGAATCTTCAGTCGCTTCATTCTTCACCTTGTGAATGGTTTGTTTGTGACGATTTTAGTAACTACACTAGATGCTTTGTAATTCAG GGTTCCGATTCCTTAGCATCATGGCAAGCAAATCTCTTCTTTGAGCCAACGAAATTCGAG AACACAGATGTACTAGTTCATAGAGGAATATACGAAGCTGCAAAAGGAATATACGAGCAATTCATGCCGGAAATAATGGACCATTTGAAAAGACACGGTGATCGCGCAAAGCTTCAGTTCACCGGACATTCTCTCGGGGGAAGTCTCTCTCTTTTGGTTCATTTGATGCTATTGTCTAGGAAAGTTGTCAGTCCCTCAGCTCTTAAACCAGTAGTGACGTTTGGCTCGCCGTTTGTATTCTGCGGAGGCCAAAAACTAATCGACGAACTAGGCGTGGACGAAAGCCAGATCCACTGTGTCATGATGCATAGAGATATTGTTCCAAGGGCCTTCTCTTGTAACTATCCTGATCATGTAGCTGTCGTCCTTAAGCGCTTAAACCGCAGTTTTCGGTCACATCCGTGTCTGACGAAAAAC AAGCTATTGTACTCACCACTAGGAAAAATATTGATTCTCCAACCGGACGAGAAGACATCGCCTCCGCATCCCTTACTTCCTTCCGAAAGCGCGTTCTATGAGCTCGATAGTACTATTTGCGGATACTCTTCAAGAGTTGTGAGCACATTTCTCAATCAACCACACCCTATTGAAACACTGAGTGATCCAACAGCATATGGATCAGAAGGCACAATTCTAAGAGACCATGACTCAAGCAACTACCTTAAAGCTGTCAATGGAATCTTGAGACAATATTCGAAGGCGGTTGCTGGCAGAATTCGAAAGCAAAGGATTGATGAACTGTGGCCACATCTATGGAGCCATGAAAAGAACACGTTGATGAGAAAGGACATAATAAGTAGATAA
- the LOC127132129 gene encoding phospholipase A1 PLIP1, chloroplastic isoform X2, with protein sequence MGTGTSPFKFSGSVLPNSLRSLLFDKQREKDMVTEENMVESCNEERVDRANWIERLLEIKKHWRNRLPKESVDMDMMRDDNTSGEFECDDDDDGVCMVDYDDEEEDGKEVTYDRESFSKFLVQVPWFDTKLYSQLAFLCNMAYEIPQIKAQELRRHYSLQFVTSSLEKKAAVAKLKAKLNQDLQRVPIDDSVVSRDSLEKGNDNEQKPQIRLAYDIAASAASYVQLRAKNLLTLAAKSQQSDNEDSNRREDSAEQEEEEGISRDYKSEVAAYITASTVTSVVAAGDRERHEAAKNLQSLHSSPCEWFVCDDFSNYTRCFVIQGSDSLASWQANLFFEPTKFENTDVLVHRGIYEAAKGIYEQFMPEIMDHLKRHGDRAKLQFTGHSLGGSLSLLVHLMLLSRKVVSPSALKPVVTFGSPFVFCGGQKLIDELGVDESQIHCVMMHRDIVPRAFSCNYPDHVAVVLKRLNRSFRSHPCLTKNKLLYSPLGKILILQPDEKTSPPHPLLPSESAFYELDSTICGYSSRVVSTFLNQPHPIETLSDPTAYGSEGTILRDHDSSNYLKAVNGILRQYSKAVAGRIRKQRIDELWPHLWSHEKNTLMRKDIISR encoded by the exons ATGGGAACTGGAACTTCGCCGTTTAAGTTTTCAGGTTCTGTTCTCCCGAATTCGCTTCGCTCGTTGTTATTTGATAAACAAAGGGAGAAGGATATGGTTACTGAGGAAAACATGGTGGAGAGTTGTAATGAAGAGAGAGTGGATAGAGCTAATTGGATAGAGAGGCTTTTGGAGATTAAGAAACATTGGAGAAATAGGTTACCGAAAGAAAGCGTGGATATGGATATGATGCGCGATGATAATACATCGGGCGAATTTGagtgtgatgatgatgatgatggtgttTGTATGGTTGATTATGACGACGAAgaagaagatgggaaagaagtgaCGTATGATCGCGAATCGTTCTCGAAATTTCTTGTTCAAGTGCCATGGTTTGATACCAAACTTTACTCTCAGCTAGCTTTTCTTTGTAACATGGCTTATGAAATACCTCAAATCAAG GCTCAGGAGTTGAGGAGACACTATAGTCTTCAGTTTGTTACATCTTCTTTAGAGAAGAAAGCTGCTGTGGCGAAGCTAAAAGCGAAACTTAATCAGGACTTACAGCGTGTTCCTATAGATGACTCGGTAGTCTCTCGAGACAGCTTAGAGAAAGGAAATGATAACGAACAGAAGCCTCAAATTCGGCTTGCTTATGACATTGCTGCCTCGGCCGCGTCCTATGTCCAACTGCGAGCTAAGAATCTCTTGACCCTTGCTGCCAAGTCACAGCAAAGTGATAATGAAGATTCGAATAGAAGAGAGGATTCTGCAGAACAGGAAGAAGAAGAAGGCATTTCGCGAGACTATAAATCGGAGGTTGCAGCTTATATAACAGCGTCAACGGTGACTTCTGTGGTTGCAGCGGGAGATAGGGAAAGGCACGAAGCAGCGAAGAATCTTCAGTCGCTTCATTCTTCACCTTGTGAATGGTTTGTTTGTGACGATTTTAGTAACTACACTAGATGCTTTGTAATTCAG GGTTCCGATTCCTTAGCATCATGGCAAGCAAATCTCTTCTTTGAGCCAACGAAATTCGAG AACACAGATGTACTAGTTCATAGAGGAATATACGAAGCTGCAAAAGGAATATACGAGCAATTCATGCCGGAAATAATGGACCATTTGAAAAGACACGGTGATCGCGCAAAGCTTCAGTTCACCGGACATTCTCTCGGGGGAAGTCTCTCTCTTTTGGTTCATTTGATGCTATTGTCTAGGAAAGTTGTCAGTCCCTCAGCTCTTAAACCAGTAGTGACGTTTGGCTCGCCGTTTGTATTCTGCGGAGGCCAAAAACTAATCGACGAACTAGGCGTGGACGAAAGCCAGATCCACTGTGTCATGATGCATAGAGATATTGTTCCAAGGGCCTTCTCTTGTAACTATCCTGATCATGTAGCTGTCGTCCTTAAGCGCTTAAACCGCAGTTTTCGGTCACATCCGTGTCTGACGAAAAAC AAGCTATTGTACTCACCACTAGGAAAAATATTGATTCTCCAACCGGACGAGAAGACATCGCCTCCGCATCCCTTACTTCCTTCCGAAAGCGCGTTCTATGAGCTCGATAGTACTATTTGCGGATACTCTTCAAGAGTTGTGAGCACATTTCTCAATCAACCACACCCTATTGAAACACTGAGTGATCCAACAGCATATGGATCAGAAGGCACAATTCTAAGAGACCATGACTCAAGCAACTACCTTAAAGCTGTCAATGGAATCTTGAGACAATATTCGAAGGCGGTTGCTGGCAGAATTCGAAAGCAAAGGATTGATGAACTGTGGCCACATCTATGGAGCCATGAAAAGAACACGTTGATGAGAAAGGACATAATAAGTAGATAA